TCCGGCGACAGTTTACCGGAACGATTACGGGTTCGTTTGCCGGGCGGCGTGACGACAGCACATTCCTGTACGACCAGTTTTACGGAAATACCATGTTGTTGCCGAACCGGAATCTGGACGCTGCATACCAGAAGATCGACCTGAGCGGCCGCTACGCGCTCAAACCATCGATCTCGCTTTATACAGGCGTCGAAAATCTTTTCAGCGAGCACTACATGGGGACAATCGGATTTCCGGCCGCACCGTTCACGATTCGCAGCGGCGTGACCATCACCCTTTCCGGTGAGGCCTGGAACAAAACGCACTAACCAAAGGAGCACAAACAATTGGCTGCAAGCCTGATGGTCGCCGGCACGGCATCGCACGTGGGCAAGAGTGTGGTGACGACGGCGCTGTGCCGGATCCTGCGCCAGGATGGAGTCCGCGTTGCGCCTTTCAAGTCGCAGAACATGGCGCTCAACTCGGCGGTGTGTTTTGACGGAAGCGAGATCGGGCGCGCTCAGGTTGCTCAGGCGGAGGCCGCGGGAATCGCGCCCTCCGCCGATATGAATCCGATTCTCCTCAAACCTTCCGGCAACAATCGGATGCAGGTTGTCCTTCATGGACGGGTTTACGGCACGATGACCGCCGCCG
This sequence is a window from Terriglobia bacterium. Protein-coding genes within it:
- a CDS encoding cobyric acid synthase, whose translation is MAASLMVAGTASHVGKSVVTTALCRILRQDGVRVAPFKSQNMALNSAVCFDGSEIGRAQVAQAEAAGIAPSADMNPILLKPSGNNRMQVVLHGRVYGTMTAAEYYARKPFFLDEALQSFHRLADRFDVIVLEGAGGAAEVNLMDRDIVNLPFALAVRAKAVLVADIDRGGVFASIAGTFALLDDE